The proteins below are encoded in one region of Parvicella tangerina:
- a CDS encoding beta-ketoacyl-ACP synthase III produces MTKIRAAITAVHGTVPEKKLTNFDLEKMVDTNDEWITTRTGIKERRIVEEGEAFSDFGAEIVRTICEKRGIDVLDIDMIIVGTITGDYVFPSTSNVICDKAGAKNAWGYDVSAACSGFIFSLTTGQQFIETGFAKKVIVIGGDVMSSIINYKDRATCIIFGDGFGGVLLEPSEDGDGIQDAIMRADGSGREFLIQKVGGSYEPITEDNVNSPDRYVFQEGRTVFKHAVTNMAGVSAEIMERNNLVGDDINWLVPHQANLRIIDATANRMGIGSDKVMVNIEKYGNTTSGTIPLCLWEWEDKLKKGDNVVLSAFGGGFTWGAIYLKWAYNAK; encoded by the coding sequence ATGACAAAAATTAGAGCGGCTATAACGGCAGTGCATGGCACAGTTCCCGAGAAAAAGTTGACCAATTTTGATCTAGAAAAAATGGTAGATACCAACGATGAGTGGATCACTACCAGAACCGGAATAAAAGAAAGAAGAATCGTAGAAGAAGGAGAGGCTTTTTCTGACTTTGGCGCAGAGATCGTAAGGACAATATGCGAGAAAAGAGGGATTGATGTGTTGGATATTGATATGATTATCGTAGGAACCATAACAGGCGATTACGTTTTTCCAAGTACTTCTAATGTAATATGTGATAAGGCAGGTGCGAAGAATGCCTGGGGGTATGATGTAAGTGCTGCCTGCTCTGGGTTTATTTTCTCGTTGACTACTGGTCAGCAGTTCATCGAAACTGGCTTTGCAAAGAAGGTGATTGTGATCGGTGGAGACGTCATGTCCAGCATTATCAACTATAAAGATAGAGCTACCTGTATCATCTTTGGTGATGGTTTTGGTGGTGTGCTATTAGAGCCAAGCGAAGATGGTGATGGCATCCAGGATGCGATTATGAGAGCAGATGGAAGTGGTAGGGAGTTCTTGATCCAGAAGGTTGGAGGGTCTTATGAACCTATTACCGAAGATAACGTCAATTCACCTGATAGATACGTATTCCAAGAAGGTAGAACCGTGTTTAAACATGCTGTAACGAATATGGCAGGTGTTTCTGCCGAAATCATGGAAAGAAATAACCTAGTGGGCGATGACATTAATTGGTTGGTTCCGCATCAAGCAAATTTGAGAATTATTGACGCTACCGCAAACCGCATGGGCATCGGTAGTGATAAGGTGATGGTGAATATCGAAAAATATGGAAATACAACTTCGGGAACTATTCCGCTTTGTCTATGGGAATGGGAAGATAAACTGAAGAAAGGAGACAATGTGGTGCTTTCCGCTTTTGGTGGTGGATTCACTTGGGGAGCCATTTATTTGAAGTGGGCTTACAACGCAAAGTAA
- the plsX gene encoding phosphate acyltransferase PlsX, producing MKVAIDIYGGDYAPKVTIEGAIMALESMDKDDQIILIGDENLAKEKIKSLGGNVTDFDFIHAPDMIEMDAHPVKALKQKPYSSISVGFHYLAKGEIDAFSSAGNSGAMMVGAMYSVKAITGVYRPCITSILPKEDGGAGIILDVGVIADCKPDVLYQFGILGSIYAESVYGIKDPKVALLNIGEEEEKGNLLTQATYKLMKDSNDFNFVGNVEARDVFDSTSDVIVCDGFTGNVVLKEAEAFYKILAKRGMLDDYFKRFNYELYGGTPILGVNGNVLIGHGISSSTAIKNMLLLSRDVAKAKLPERIKNAFK from the coding sequence ATGAAAGTAGCAATTGATATTTACGGGGGTGATTATGCCCCAAAAGTGACGATAGAAGGTGCAATTATGGCACTGGAGAGTATGGATAAAGATGATCAGATTATCTTGATCGGGGATGAAAACCTAGCAAAAGAAAAAATTAAGTCCCTTGGAGGAAATGTAACCGACTTTGACTTTATTCACGCTCCTGATATGATCGAAATGGATGCGCATCCAGTAAAAGCGTTAAAGCAAAAACCATATAGTAGTATTTCAGTAGGCTTTCACTATTTGGCAAAAGGAGAGATTGATGCGTTTTCTAGTGCCGGAAACTCTGGTGCGATGATGGTTGGAGCGATGTACTCTGTAAAAGCAATAACAGGTGTGTATAGACCTTGCATTACGTCAATTCTTCCTAAAGAAGATGGAGGCGCAGGTATCATTTTAGATGTTGGTGTAATCGCAGACTGCAAACCGGATGTATTATACCAGTTTGGTATTCTCGGAAGTATTTATGCAGAGTCTGTTTATGGAATTAAAGATCCGAAGGTGGCTTTACTGAATATAGGTGAAGAAGAAGAAAAAGGAAATTTGTTAACACAAGCAACGTATAAATTAATGAAAGACTCCAACGACTTTAACTTCGTTGGAAATGTAGAAGCAAGAGATGTGTTTGATTCAACTTCTGATGTGATCGTTTGTGACGGCTTTACGGGGAATGTAGTGCTGAAAGAGGCTGAAGCATTCTACAAGATTCTGGCAAAAAGAGGCATGTTAGACGACTATTTCAAAAGATTCAATTACGAGTTGTACGGAGGAACGCCAATTTTAGGAGTAAATGGAAATGTGTTAATAGGTCATGGGATATCTTCTTCGACCGCTATTAAAAATATGTTACTTTTGAGCCGTGATGTCGCAAAAGCGAAATTGCCAGAAAGAATAAAAAACGCATTTAAATGA
- a CDS encoding acyltransferase, with amino-acid sequence MIYEFNGLRPVIHESAFVHPQANVTGNVFIGKDVYIGPFCTLRGDWGKIVIEEGCNVQESCTIHMFPGTTVTLKKGAHIGHGAIVHGGTIGENSLIGMNAVIMDDAIIGKECIVGALCFVPSKMEIADRKIVVGNPAKVVKEVSDDMIAWKTAGTELYQQLPEDCRQTLKECEPLREPEPNRPKQEVSLKIWKETKGN; translated from the coding sequence ATGATTTACGAGTTCAACGGATTACGACCTGTCATTCATGAATCTGCATTTGTTCATCCGCAGGCCAATGTTACAGGAAATGTTTTTATAGGTAAAGATGTGTACATCGGTCCCTTTTGCACACTGCGAGGTGATTGGGGTAAGATTGTCATTGAAGAAGGCTGTAATGTGCAGGAGAGTTGCACCATTCACATGTTTCCGGGCACAACGGTTACCCTGAAAAAAGGAGCGCACATTGGGCATGGAGCCATTGTTCATGGAGGAACAATTGGAGAGAATAGCCTGATTGGTATGAATGCGGTAATCATGGATGATGCGATTATAGGTAAGGAATGTATTGTTGGTGCGCTTTGTTTTGTGCCGAGCAAAATGGAAATAGCAGATCGCAAGATCGTTGTGGGTAATCCGGCAAAAGTCGTAAAGGAGGTAAGTGATGATATGATCGCTTGGAAAACTGCTGGCACTGAATTGTATCAGCAATTACCAGAAGACTGTAGGCAAACACTCAAAGAGTGTGAACCACTTCGAGAACCGGAGCCTAATCGGCCGAAACAAGAAGTGAGCCTGAAGATATGGAAAGAAACAAAAGGAAATTGA
- a CDS encoding DUF4190 domain-containing protein produces the protein MKAFITLLLLCLLAASCSIEKRHYNKGFYVKRQTIVNVPSNDAQSKVVSSKTLSKHKLVKNETPKAEEDALVISQKTEATNESPSTEIKPNLDTTACDKVIFRDGHKETCIVKEVTPTEIRYKKCGFEEGPLYTVKVPEVSAILYRNGTKEFYGNYVETTPYEGSEEYINGYTTWANDPREIEIFSVLSVVFATVFFIPGLSIVFGVIGLRMFNKEPGRYKGKGFAYVGIGLGAAWILLVLVMLLLI, from the coding sequence ATGAAGGCTTTCATTACATTACTACTTCTTTGTCTTTTGGCAGCATCCTGCTCAATAGAAAAACGCCATTACAACAAAGGTTTCTATGTAAAACGGCAAACAATCGTTAACGTTCCAAGTAATGATGCGCAGTCGAAAGTGGTGTCAAGTAAGACGCTTTCAAAACATAAGCTGGTCAAGAATGAAACGCCAAAAGCTGAAGAAGATGCGTTAGTGATCAGTCAAAAGACGGAAGCAACAAATGAAAGTCCTTCAACGGAAATAAAACCTAATCTGGACACTACTGCGTGTGATAAGGTCATTTTCCGAGATGGCCATAAAGAAACGTGTATTGTTAAAGAAGTCACGCCAACTGAGATCAGGTATAAAAAATGTGGTTTTGAGGAGGGGCCGTTATATACTGTCAAAGTTCCAGAAGTCTCGGCAATTCTATATCGAAACGGCACCAAAGAGTTCTATGGAAATTATGTGGAAACAACACCTTATGAGGGCTCTGAAGAGTATATTAATGGCTATACAACATGGGCGAATGATCCTCGAGAAATTGAAATATTTTCTGTCTTAAGTGTTGTTTTTGCAACCGTATTTTTTATTCCTGGCTTGTCCATTGTTTTTGGTGTCATTGGGTTAAGAATGTTCAACAAAGAACCGGGAAGGTACAAGGGTAAAGGATTTGCCTACGTGGGGATTGGTTTGGGAGCAGCCTGGATCTTACTGGTATTGGTGATGTTACTATTGATATAA
- the mfd gene encoding transcription-repair coupling factor, with protein MDIQDLKGVYIQSPLVKELGQKLDTANAKVQAKGLVGSAETIVAHAVTANYPGNYLYVLNDKEEAAYFFNNLESLTQGEKGTTLLFYPASYRRPYQIEEVDNANVIQRTEVLSTIRKRRKNTIIVTFPEAIVENVVTKKNLEKNTLEIEVGKSYSIDFINELLIEYEFEKVDYVYHPGQFAVRGGIVDIYSFANDTPYRVEFFGDEVESIREFNPEDQLSIKTVKKFNVVPNVTQNLIQESRESFLSYIPQDTKIWIKDFEYAKSRIDKGYEKAQYTFDKLDTEVKRLTPAQLYLAPVDFENQLMNHRLVEFGQRFHIDNAEEVVFNQRPQPPFNKNFELLITDLNNKSKGDYINIICSNSESQLKRLETIFDDIGKEVKYKQLLTNLHEGFVDKDLHLACYTDHQIFERYHKFKLKEGYKKSEQAFTLKEIYNLQKGDFVVHIDHGVGQFSGLEKIDANGKMQEAVRLEYKGGDILYVSIHSLHRISKFTGKEGTKPSLNKLGSPSWNTAKSKAKKQIKEVAFDLIKLYAKRKASKGFAFSPDNYMQNELEASFIYEDTPDQMVATAKVKEEMEKDAPMDLLICGDVGFGKTEIAIRAAFKAVLDGKQVAVLVPTTVLAFQHFQTFSERLKDFPVSVDYVNRFKSTKKNNETFKKLKEGKLDIVIGTHRLAGKGVEFNDLGLLIIDEEQKFGVSVKDKLKTLKENVDTLTLTATPIPRTLQFSLMNARDLTVIQTPPPNRYPIDTIIQSYSEDTIRDAINYEVQRGGQVYFVNNRVQNIKEVAGMIQRVCPDVRVAIGHGQMEGSKLEAIIMDFMEGMYDVLVATTIIEAGIDVGNANTMIINNAHQFGLSDLHQLRGRVGRSNKKAFAYLFTPPKHHLTEEARKRLNAIAQFSDLGSGFNIAMRDLDIRGAGDLLGANQSGFISDIGFDTYQKILDEAIQELKETEFKELFKEELANKPFVADCNLETDLNLVIPDDYVNEVAERLSLYTELDSCETQEDIRKYKQKLKDRFGDIPARTEELIKAVQLRWIAKEIGFEKLVLKRNTLIGTFITDQESLYYQSPKFTRVLEYIKHNHHKADMAEKKGRLRMRYDNVETISQALELLEEVVLQPK; from the coding sequence ATGGATATTCAAGACCTTAAAGGGGTATATATACAGTCGCCACTAGTTAAGGAACTAGGGCAAAAATTAGATACAGCAAACGCTAAGGTGCAGGCAAAGGGACTAGTCGGTTCTGCTGAGACCATCGTAGCACATGCGGTTACCGCTAACTATCCGGGGAATTACTTGTATGTGTTGAATGACAAGGAGGAAGCGGCTTACTTTTTCAATAACCTGGAAAGTTTAACGCAAGGAGAGAAGGGCACAACATTATTGTTCTATCCGGCCTCTTACAGACGTCCTTACCAGATTGAGGAAGTTGATAACGCGAATGTAATTCAACGAACAGAAGTGCTAAGCACCATTCGGAAGCGAAGAAAGAATACGATCATCGTTACTTTTCCTGAAGCCATTGTAGAGAATGTGGTGACTAAAAAGAATCTGGAGAAAAACACGCTAGAAATAGAAGTTGGGAAGTCTTACTCCATCGATTTTATCAATGAACTCCTGATCGAATATGAATTTGAAAAGGTAGATTATGTGTATCACCCTGGTCAGTTTGCTGTTCGAGGAGGTATTGTAGACATCTACTCATTTGCGAACGATACCCCATACAGAGTTGAGTTTTTTGGTGATGAGGTGGAGAGCATCAGAGAGTTCAATCCCGAGGATCAACTTTCTATCAAAACAGTGAAGAAGTTTAACGTTGTTCCAAATGTTACCCAGAATCTTATTCAGGAATCCCGGGAGTCATTTTTAAGCTATATCCCTCAGGATACTAAGATTTGGATCAAAGATTTTGAATATGCAAAATCTAGAATTGATAAGGGATATGAAAAAGCACAGTACACATTTGATAAACTAGATACTGAAGTTAAACGACTAACACCCGCTCAACTATATCTTGCTCCTGTTGATTTTGAAAACCAACTCATGAACCACAGACTGGTGGAATTCGGACAGCGATTTCATATTGATAATGCCGAGGAAGTGGTGTTTAACCAACGACCTCAACCTCCTTTTAACAAGAACTTTGAATTACTGATTACCGATCTCAATAATAAATCAAAAGGAGATTACATCAACATTATTTGCAGCAACAGCGAAAGTCAGCTCAAAAGGCTGGAAACGATCTTCGATGATATTGGCAAGGAGGTGAAGTATAAACAACTGCTCACCAATCTTCATGAGGGGTTTGTTGATAAGGATCTTCATTTAGCTTGTTATACAGATCACCAGATTTTCGAGAGGTATCACAAGTTTAAATTAAAGGAAGGTTATAAAAAATCAGAACAAGCATTTACCTTAAAAGAGATCTATAACCTTCAAAAAGGCGATTTTGTCGTTCATATTGATCATGGCGTAGGACAGTTTTCTGGATTAGAGAAGATTGATGCCAACGGAAAAATGCAGGAGGCTGTGAGGTTGGAATATAAGGGAGGAGATATTCTCTATGTAAGTATTCACTCACTGCATCGAATCAGCAAGTTTACTGGCAAGGAAGGAACAAAGCCTTCTTTGAACAAGTTAGGTTCTCCTTCGTGGAACACAGCAAAATCCAAAGCGAAAAAGCAAATCAAAGAAGTTGCGTTTGACTTGATCAAATTATATGCAAAAAGGAAAGCAAGTAAAGGGTTTGCGTTTTCACCAGATAATTACATGCAAAACGAGTTGGAGGCATCGTTTATTTATGAAGATACCCCAGATCAGATGGTTGCCACTGCTAAGGTCAAAGAAGAAATGGAGAAAGACGCTCCTATGGATCTGCTGATCTGTGGAGATGTTGGTTTTGGTAAAACGGAAATAGCTATTCGAGCGGCCTTTAAAGCTGTGCTAGACGGAAAGCAAGTTGCTGTGTTGGTGCCAACTACCGTTCTGGCGTTTCAACACTTTCAAACGTTTTCAGAAAGATTAAAAGACTTTCCGGTATCGGTAGATTATGTGAATCGCTTTAAATCAACAAAAAAGAATAATGAAACTTTCAAAAAACTGAAAGAGGGGAAATTGGATATCGTAATCGGTACGCACCGTTTGGCAGGAAAGGGAGTGGAGTTTAATGATCTTGGTTTACTCATTATTGATGAGGAGCAAAAATTTGGGGTAAGCGTTAAAGATAAGTTGAAGACGCTCAAAGAAAATGTGGATACGCTAACGCTGACTGCCACGCCAATCCCAAGAACACTTCAATTCAGTTTAATGAATGCGCGTGACCTAACAGTTATTCAAACCCCACCGCCTAATCGTTACCCAATAGACACGATCATTCAATCTTACAGCGAGGATACCATTCGTGATGCGATCAACTATGAAGTGCAGCGTGGAGGACAAGTTTATTTTGTGAATAATCGTGTGCAGAATATCAAAGAAGTGGCAGGGATGATCCAGCGGGTTTGTCCGGATGTGCGGGTGGCAATTGGTCACGGACAGATGGAAGGTAGTAAGCTGGAGGCCATCATCATGGACTTCATGGAAGGAATGTATGATGTGCTGGTAGCAACTACGATTATTGAAGCAGGTATCGATGTAGGAAATGCGAATACGATGATCATCAACAATGCGCACCAGTTTGGATTAAGTGATCTGCATCAATTGAGAGGTAGAGTTGGAAGAAGTAATAAAAAGGCATTTGCATACTTGTTTACGCCACCTAAGCATCACCTAACGGAAGAAGCGAGAAAGCGATTAAATGCTATTGCCCAATTTTCTGATCTTGGAAGCGGTTTTAATATAGCCATGAGAGATTTAGATATCCGTGGAGCTGGAGACTTGTTGGGTGCTAATCAAAGTGGATTCATTTCTGATATCGGATTTGATACGTACCAAAAGATTCTGGATGAAGCCATTCAGGAATTGAAAGAGACAGAGTTTAAAGAACTTTTTAAGGAAGAGCTCGCAAATAAACCTTTCGTGGCTGATTGTAACCTAGAGACCGACCTCAATCTTGTGATTCCGGATGATTATGTGAATGAAGTGGCTGAGCGATTAAGCTTGTACACCGAGTTAGATAGTTGCGAGACCCAAGAAGACATTAGGAAGTACAAGCAAAAATTAAAAGATCGGTTTGGTGATATCCCAGCTAGAACAGAAGAGTTGATCAAAGCAGTTCAGTTGAGATGGATTGCCAAAGAAATTGGTTTCGAAAAGTTGGTCTTAAAACGAAACACGCTCATCGGAACCTTTATTACTGATCAGGAATCCTTGTACTATCAATCGCCCAAGTTTACCAGAGTGTTGGAGTATATCAAGCACAATCACCACAAAGCGGATATGGCCGAGAAGAAAGGAAGGCTTCGAATGAGATACGATAACGTGGAGACCATTAGTCAAGCATTGGAGTTGTTGGAAGAAGTTGTACTTCAACCAAAATAA
- the dnaK gene encoding molecular chaperone DnaK, translating to MGKIIGIDLGTTNSCVSVMEGNEPVVIPNNEGKRTTPSVVGFTKDGERTIGDPAKRQAITNPQNTVYSIKRFMGNSYDECSNEIGRVPYKVVKGDNNTPRVEIGDRKYSPQEISAMILQKMKKTAEDYLGSSVTEAVITVPAYFNDSQRQATKEAGEIAGLEVKRIINEPTAAALAYGLDKAGKDMKVVVFDFGGGTHDVSILELGDGVFEVLSTDGDTHLGGDNVDEKIIDWLADEFKKDEGLDLREDPMALQRLKEAAEKAKIELSSTTSTEINLPYIMPVNGVPKHLVRTLSRAKFEQLIDDLIKRTIEPCKSAMKNAGLSNGDIDEIILVGGSTRIPAIQEAVEQYFGKAPSKGVNPDEVVSLGAAIQGGVLTGEVKDVLLLDVTPLSLGIETMGGVMTKLIEANTTIPTQKSQVFSTAADNQPSVNIHVLQGERPMAADNRTIGNFVLDGIPPAQRGVPQIEVSFDIDANGIINVKATDKATGKEQKIKIEASSGLSEDEINRMKQEAEANAEADAKKKEEIEKLNQADALIFQVEKQMNEAGDKLPEDKKQPIMDALAELKKAHEAKDIAAVDAGMEKLNQLFQAASAEMYQQAGGAEGANPNPGAGAEGQGGAGDSDEEVTDVDFEEV from the coding sequence ATGGGAAAAATAATAGGAATCGACTTAGGAACCACAAACTCATGTGTTTCTGTTATGGAAGGAAACGAGCCTGTGGTAATTCCTAATAACGAAGGAAAAAGAACAACACCTTCTGTTGTAGGTTTTACAAAAGATGGTGAAAGAACAATCGGTGACCCTGCAAAACGTCAGGCCATCACAAATCCACAAAATACAGTTTACTCAATCAAAAGATTCATGGGGAACTCGTATGATGAGTGCTCAAATGAAATTGGTAGAGTACCTTACAAAGTGGTTAAAGGAGACAATAATACCCCTCGCGTAGAGATCGGTGACAGGAAGTATTCGCCACAAGAGATCTCAGCCATGATCCTTCAAAAAATGAAGAAAACAGCTGAGGATTATTTAGGGTCTTCAGTTACTGAAGCGGTGATTACGGTACCTGCGTACTTTAACGACTCTCAAAGACAAGCTACAAAAGAAGCTGGTGAGATCGCTGGACTGGAGGTTAAAAGAATCATCAACGAGCCTACTGCGGCTGCACTTGCTTACGGTTTAGATAAAGCAGGTAAAGACATGAAGGTGGTTGTGTTCGATTTTGGTGGCGGTACGCACGATGTGTCTATCTTAGAATTAGGAGATGGTGTATTCGAAGTACTATCTACAGATGGTGATACGCACTTAGGTGGTGATAACGTGGATGAGAAAATCATCGACTGGTTAGCAGATGAATTTAAGAAAGATGAAGGTCTTGACTTAAGAGAAGATCCAATGGCGCTTCAACGTTTGAAAGAAGCTGCTGAAAAAGCGAAGATTGAGTTGTCAAGCACAACTTCTACAGAAATCAACCTGCCGTATATCATGCCAGTAAATGGTGTGCCAAAACACTTGGTAAGAACACTGTCTAGAGCTAAATTCGAACAATTGATTGATGATTTGATCAAAAGAACGATTGAACCATGTAAGTCTGCAATGAAGAACGCAGGACTTTCAAATGGAGATATTGATGAGATTATCCTGGTAGGTGGATCTACAAGAATCCCTGCGATTCAGGAAGCTGTTGAGCAGTATTTCGGAAAAGCGCCTTCAAAAGGAGTGAACCCTGATGAGGTGGTTTCTCTAGGGGCTGCAATCCAAGGTGGAGTATTGACTGGAGAAGTGAAAGATGTACTTCTTCTAGATGTAACACCACTTTCTTTAGGAATCGAAACCATGGGAGGTGTGATGACAAAATTAATCGAAGCGAACACTACGATCCCAACACAAAAATCTCAGGTGTTCTCTACAGCTGCAGATAACCAACCATCGGTAAACATCCATGTGTTACAAGGAGAAAGACCTATGGCGGCAGATAACAGAACAATTGGAAACTTCGTGTTGGATGGAATTCCACCAGCGCAACGAGGAGTTCCTCAAATTGAAGTGAGTTTTGACATCGATGCCAATGGTATCATCAATGTGAAAGCTACGGATAAAGCTACTGGAAAAGAGCAAAAGATCAAGATCGAAGCTTCTTCAGGATTAAGTGAAGATGAAATCAATAGAATGAAGCAAGAGGCTGAAGCAAATGCTGAAGCGGATGCGAAGAAGAAAGAAGAGATCGAGAAGTTGAACCAGGCAGATGCATTGATCTTCCAGGTAGAGAAACAAATGAATGAAGCGGGTGATAAACTTCCTGAAGATAAGAAGCAACCCATCATGGATGCCTTGGCTGAGTTGAAAAAAGCACACGAAGCGAAAGATATCGCTGCTGTTGATGCGGGTATGGAAAAACTAAATCAGTTATTCCAGGCAGCAAGCGCTGAAATGTATCAGCAAGCTGGTGGTGCTGAAGGAGCTAATCCAAATCCTGGAGCGGGAGCTGAAGGGCAAGGAGGAGCTGGAGACTCAGATGAAGAAGTGACAGATGTAGACTTTGAGGAAGTCTAA
- a CDS encoding T9SS type A sorting domain-containing protein, whose translation MKLRLASYLLLFATFVHAQNWTTYTRENTLKNWPKDIVDVEVRTDGQIYLMSENYALYKDSAGVISVVDGVSAQRDLCLINDTVFYTSSWQGVARYVNELLDTTWLSNSHPWNNYNIWSIATDQFSNVWFAEYHFYYLQNNAWIEVPDVQGVPYTSSFIYKNDVGDLYGFTSNGIVKHNGTEFIWLDSLNRNYVTYDVAENGDSLWLATNNGIYLYENDVLTNHYTTGSTGGDLFTNYCFNIEWFNDSLYIAHTYQVSGGYEYDGYTVFDGVNFEYNDNPVDRFRSIKCFDKVSEDEMIAGQDQDKFLRYINPTGWEDDFGLNHLGIMHLIDNEILSVYSSWGFNYINLTDEQWGELCIEPMLGQDDEFYPMSFSDDFIFGNIKDVNGWYEFVQVGWNGTVQTLLTDFKAEFYDTTTHFVWGFNNTGVDSLMIYDLDNQQFLSVAETISCKIIRSTKQGNYLIFDKNGVIHELSSSGAILNQIDMAVATGDSYFGLVYCLDMVKDDFGTIWARITDYNTFGSGNVEHSIYKISSNGSYQVLSSFPGTGVNSLEDVAQMEIDCTNRIWFATPLGIVVYNGYTYEKYDENNSNLYHSWYGAWDILYSQNKMFVTGSSSLQIIDFDASCGFEMGVDQERGGNFSAFPNPSNGEVSIQSDMKAEYEIYSMKGERLSQGDIVAGINHLNLSLSAGIYLLSITTNDYAELLKIIIE comes from the coding sequence ATGAAATTAAGATTAGCCAGCTATCTTTTACTCTTTGCAACTTTCGTTCATGCTCAAAATTGGACAACTTATACGAGAGAAAACACCTTAAAAAATTGGCCGAAGGATATAGTGGATGTTGAAGTCCGTACGGATGGACAAATTTACCTTATGTCAGAAAATTATGCGCTGTACAAAGATTCTGCTGGTGTCATTTCAGTTGTTGATGGCGTATCTGCTCAACGAGACTTATGTCTTATTAATGATACTGTATTTTATACCAGTTCTTGGCAAGGAGTTGCCAGGTATGTAAATGAATTGCTTGATACAACATGGTTGAGCAATAGTCATCCTTGGAATAATTATAATATTTGGAGTATTGCAACTGATCAGTTTTCTAATGTATGGTTTGCCGAGTATCACTTTTACTACTTACAAAATAATGCATGGATAGAAGTTCCAGATGTTCAAGGTGTACCATATACGTCCAGTTTTATTTACAAAAACGATGTAGGTGATTTATATGGATTTACATCTAACGGGATAGTAAAACATAATGGTACAGAGTTTATTTGGTTAGATTCGTTAAATAGGAATTATGTTACTTATGATGTGGCAGAAAATGGAGATTCTTTGTGGTTGGCCACAAATAATGGGATATACCTTTATGAGAATGATGTTTTGACCAATCACTATACCACAGGAAGTACAGGCGGTGATCTATTTACTAATTATTGTTTTAATATAGAGTGGTTTAATGATTCGCTCTATATCGCGCACACCTATCAAGTTTCTGGCGGATATGAGTATGATGGCTATACCGTTTTTGATGGGGTAAATTTCGAATACAATGACAATCCTGTTGATCGTTTTAGATCGATTAAGTGTTTTGATAAAGTTTCAGAGGATGAAATGATTGCCGGACAAGATCAAGATAAATTTCTGCGCTACATTAACCCAACAGGCTGGGAAGATGATTTTGGTTTAAATCACTTAGGAATTATGCATTTGATTGATAATGAAATTCTTTCAGTCTATTCTTCTTGGGGTTTTAATTATATCAATCTGACAGATGAACAATGGGGTGAACTATGTATTGAGCCAATGTTGGGTCAAGACGATGAATTTTATCCCATGTCCTTTAGTGATGATTTTATTTTCGGAAATATCAAAGACGTGAATGGGTGGTATGAATTCGTACAAGTTGGATGGAACGGAACAGTTCAAACGTTGTTGACAGATTTTAAAGCTGAGTTCTACGATACAACAACGCACTTTGTTTGGGGGTTCAATAATACTGGAGTAGACTCTCTAATGATCTATGATTTGGACAACCAACAGTTCTTATCAGTAGCTGAAACAATTTCTTGCAAAATCATTAGATCCACAAAACAAGGTAATTATCTCATCTTCGATAAAAATGGAGTAATTCATGAGCTTTCTTCTTCTGGTGCAATTTTGAATCAAATAGACATGGCAGTGGCAACAGGAGATAGCTATTTTGGCTTGGTGTACTGTCTTGATATGGTTAAAGATGACTTCGGTACAATTTGGGCACGAATCACAGACTATAATACCTTTGGTTCAGGTAACGTTGAGCATAGTATTTATAAGATAAGTTCTAATGGTAGTTATCAGGTTTTAAGTTCTTTTCCAGGAACTGGGGTAAATAGCTTAGAAGATGTTGCTCAAATGGAGATTGATTGTACAAATAGAATTTGGTTTGCTACTCCATTAGGTATTGTGGTTTATAATGGGTATACCTATGAAAAGTATGATGAGAATAATAGTAATTTGTATCACTCATGGTACGGGGCTTGGGATATCTTATACAGTCAGAACAAAATGTTTGTAACAGGGTCTTCCTCACTTCAAATAATTGACTTTGATGCTAGCTGTGGTTTTGAAATGGGTGTTGATCAGGAAAGGGGCGGCAACTTTTCAGCTTTTCCTAATCCGTCCAATGGGGAGGTTAGTATCCAATCAGATATGAAAGCTGAATATGAAATTTATTCAATGAAAGGTGAAAGGTTGTCTCAAGGCGATATAGTGGCTGGAATAAATCACCTGAATCTTAGTCTGTCCGCTGGAATTTACTTGCTCAGTATTACCACAAATGACTATGCTGAACTTCTTAAGATTATTATTGAGTAG